From a single bacterium genomic region:
- a CDS encoding HEPN domain-containing protein: MRNAAEDEGARWLAQAGADVEAAAYLVTGGHFNVACFLAQQAAEKALKGFLFYRGAAEVWGHSAAELCEKCAGTEPAFRELVGPAALLDKYYIPTRYPNGLPGGIPKDAFDKVEAERALDIARRVADTAGALMS, translated from the coding sequence ATGAGAAACGCCGCTGAAGATGAAGGCGCGCGGTGGTTGGCCCAGGCCGGGGCGGACGTGGAGGCGGCCGCCTACCTCGTGACCGGCGGACACTTCAACGTCGCCTGCTTCCTCGCCCAACAAGCCGCGGAGAAAGCCCTCAAAGGGTTTTTATTTTACCGGGGCGCCGCGGAAGTGTGGGGACACTCCGCGGCGGAACTGTGCGAGAAATGCGCCGGGACGGAGCCGGCCTTCCGCGAACTGGTCGGGCCGGCGGCTTTACTCGATAAATACTACATCCCCACCCGTTATCCGAACGGATTGCCGGGCGGTATCCCCAAAGACGCGTTCGATAAAGTAGAAGCCGAAAGGGCGTTGGACATCGCCCGCCGCGTCGCCGATACCGCCGGGGCTTTAATGTCATAA
- a CDS encoding nucleotidyltransferase domain-containing protein, whose product MPVTFGIDSERKAKLEAELARALALLPKYDVERAYLVGSLATGGVRRTSDIDLIVVQETAVKFVNRLNDFLVEFAPRVGFDLLVYTPAEFEDMTARPGFVASAVKRGRLVYEKRR is encoded by the coding sequence ATGCCCGTGACGTTCGGCATAGACAGCGAACGTAAGGCCAAGCTGGAGGCGGAGCTGGCGCGGGCGCTCGCGCTGTTGCCGAAGTACGACGTCGAGCGCGCGTACCTCGTCGGCTCGCTGGCGACGGGCGGCGTCCGGCGTACGAGCGACATCGATTTAATAGTGGTTCAGGAGACGGCCGTCAAATTCGTAAACCGCTTAAACGACTTTCTGGTGGAGTTCGCGCCCCGGGTGGGCTTCGACTTGTTGGTCTATACGCCGGCGGAATTCGAGGATATGACGGCGCGGCCGGGGTTCGTCGCTTCCGCCGTCAAACGCGGGAGGTTGGTCTATGAGAAACGCCGCTGA